The Porites lutea chromosome 11, jaPorLute2.1, whole genome shotgun sequence genome includes a region encoding these proteins:
- the LOC140952738 gene encoding carbonic anhydrase 1-like yields MDRYLLVVFLCFTKFTFSSSQGWSYLPNANVGPANWAGICSTGKKQSPIDIKSTEITHDKGLGAFTLENYDRKLNKTFTGSNTGYAFGMAFPERVYNVSGGGLNGVYTTVQFHFHYGPNDTVGSEHIVDGEHYAAELHFVSYNTKYDNLVQAIEHEDGLAVLGLFIQVGGINNTAFSFLENARNLSESYSSMGGIPAFRFDSLLPANKTKYFRYSGSLTTPSCKESVTWTVFRDAVNISQYQMNLLRQLQKTYTTLSVGNYRPVQPLYNRIVRASFQPSADTNSATSAPRISTGSIATSATEQASPAATVGCGLGSSAVRMSAGLYLLMLFAASSAIFIHEF; encoded by the exons ATGGATCGTTATCTGTTGgttgtgtttctgtgtttcactAAATTCACCTTTTCTTCCAGTCAAG gatGGAGCTACCTTCCAAATGCTAATGTTG GCCCTGCTAACTGGGCTGGTATATGCAGTACAGGCAAGAAACAATCACCAATTGATATTAAAAGCACCGAGATAACTCATGACAAAGGTTTGGGTGCGTTCACACTGGAAAACTACGACAGGAAGCTCAACAAAACCTTCACTGGATCAAACACAGGTTACGCCTTTGGAATGGCATTCCCTGAGAGAGTGTATAATGTCAGCGGAGGAGGTCTGAACGGTGTTTACACCACTGTTCAGTTTCACTTTCATTATGGACCAAACGACACTGTGGGATCGGAACACATTGTGGACGGAGAACATTATGCAGCTGAG TTGCACTTTGTAAGTTATAACACCAAATATGACAACCTTGTGCAAGCAATCGAACATGAAGATGGTCTTGCTGTTCTCGGTCTCTTCATACAG GTTGGAGGCATTAATAACACAGCATTTTCGTTTCTGGAAAATGCCCGAAACCTTTCTGAGAGTT ACTCATCCATGGGCGGCATTCCAGCTTTCAGATTTGACAGCCTGTTACCTGCCAACAAGACCAAGTACTTCCGGTACAGCGGTTCTCTAACCACTCCTTCTTGCAAAGAGAGTGTCACGTGGACTGTTTTTAGGGACGCTGTCAACATATCGCAGTATCAG atgAATCTTCTGCGTCAACTCCAGAAGACTTACACCACCTTAAGTGTTGGAAATTACCGTCCCGTTCAGCCACTCTACAACCGAATCGTCAGGGCTAGCTTCCAGCCCTCCGCTGATACTAATAGTGCAACTTCAGCCCCGAGAATCAGTACTGGTAGTATTGCTACAAGTGCGACAGAACAGGCCTCGCCAGCTGCGACCGTTGGGTGTGGCCTGGGATCGTCTGCAGTTCGAATGTCTGCTGGCCTGtatttgttgatgttgtttGCTGCCTCTTCAGCTATTTTTATACATGAGTTTTGA